From Fibrobacter sp.:
TTTTCCTGAACTGCCCATGGCTGATGCATGGTTTCCATTGCATGTGGTTCGCCCAGAAGAAAGAACAGAGTTTCCTTTTTGATTCCAATCTCAAACCGACCATCGTAGATGCATGATTTATCGAGTTCCGGAAGATCGGGGTTTTGTTGAATGTAAGCATCAATCTGTGCCTGGTCAGGCTTTATGAAGTCACTTCCTGAACATCCGGCCAGAAAAATACCGACAGTAACCAACCATTTAAGCACTCTGAATTTCATCCTCGAACTCCTTCTCGGTTGTAAAAATTTTCACCAGTTTGTTAAGCCCGACAACCTCCAGAACATCTCTGACGTATTCATTAGGTTCTATCAGAACGAGGCTTCCGCCGATTTTTTTCAGTGTGTTGTGACAATAAATCATTACGTTCAGGGCGCCACTGTCAAGATAGGTTACCTGTGCCAGATTCATTGCTACGTGCTGAAACTTTTTCTCAAGTAACGTATTTACATAAGATTTCAGGATAATGGAGTCTTTCAATCTGTCGATTTTACCGACAAGATCGATGATGTGAAATCTGTCTTTGTCCCTTCCGCCGATATCCATCTTTGAACCTTTGTGCTGTTATTGCGTTACTGTGAAAAGAAACCGATTCATAATATAATATTAACTCTGGTAATTTGAAAAAAAAAGTAAGCGGCATGCTTCGAATTTTCGCCGGTTTGCATTCTCGTGCTCAGGGCATCACATATACTTTATTTCTTCCGCTCCTCTTGCCCTCCATCAAGGTACTCTCCAGTTTTTTGAGAAAATCATTTGATGACTCATCTTTTGAGCACTGCCCAACAGAGAGAGTAGCAGTGACTCCGTTTGGAAGTGAATCGATGCGTTTTGTCTTCTCGTGAATGCCTGTGCGCAATCTTTCTGCAAGCTCCATCGCCTCACGCCTGTTTGTATTTGGTAATATCAATATGAAGCGATCACCAGAGTAGCGGGTAAGGATGTCGACATTTCTGATTGTTCTCTTAATGATTTTCACAATGATGGTCAGAACTTTGTCGCCGACCTCATAATTGAGAGCTTCGTTAATCTTCCGGAACTCATCAACATCGATCATTATTGAGGACAGTGCATGTTTGTATCTTTTTGCACGAAGCATCTCTTCTTTAAGCTTCTCCAGGTAGTAACCCGGGGTGTATACTTTCTGAATCCAGGCCTCATCCCCACTGGCAGCAGATCCCTGTGCCTGCTTAGCAGCAACGGGGAGGAGATCGGATGGTGACTGAATTTCGAAATAGTCGATAGCTGCTGTCTGGATTCCTACTGTGCGTCCGAGTTTCTTTTCTAATCCTTTTTTGTTTTCAAGTATATGTCGCCATGTTGTCCTGGCATCTCTCTGAGATATCGATTTCCCCGTTAATCTGTGAATTAAAACAGAAAATGGATTCTGCTGTCCGTAACGGCTCTCGGAGAGGAATCTTTTGACGAAATTGAAGGAGCGGGGATCAGATTTTTCCAGCGGTTCTTCAATCAGTTCTTTATATCCTTGAAATGATATATTGTTGCC
This genomic window contains:
- a CDS encoding STAS domain-containing protein, whose translation is MDIGGRDKDRFHIIDLVGKIDRLKDSIILKSYVNTLLEKKFQHVAMNLAQVTYLDSGALNVMIYCHNTLKKIGGSLVLIEPNEYVRDVLEVVGLNKLVKIFTTEKEFEDEIQSA
- a CDS encoding diguanylate cyclase, with the protein product MGNNISFQGYKELIEEPLEKSDPRSFNFVKRFLSESRYGQQNPFSVLIHRLTGKSISQRDARTTWRHILENKKGLEKKLGRTVGIQTAAIDYFEIQSPSDLLPVAAKQAQGSAASGDEAWIQKVYTPGYYLEKLKEEMLRAKRYKHALSSIMIDVDEFRKINEALNYEVGDKVLTIIVKIIKRTIRNVDILTRYSGDRFILILPNTNRREAMELAERLRTGIHEKTKRIDSLPNGVTATLSVGQCSKDESSNDFLKKLESTLMEGKRSGRNKVYVMP